The Dermacentor silvarum isolate Dsil-2018 chromosome 3, BIME_Dsil_1.4, whole genome shotgun sequence region AGATTTTCAGGAATATGGTGACATTGCCGCAAAATTCTTTTCCAGACGATACCAGGGACTgatgaaatattttcttttgtGCAGAAGGGGTACTTGAAGGAGCACGTCTCCTTAGGTAAATAAAATTTCACGATGCAAGGCACTATACTCCTGGCAAAGGAAGCAATCTTTATATGAGTGAATGCTTTGGTGGCCCTAATTCACTTTCATTTGTCCACAAGAGTAAGGAACAGAGGACAGTGTAACGCACACTATATGGCAACGAATAAATACAAAACTTGAAATAATAAAATTGAAAATACTAAATTTTATTAAAACCCATCTTTCGACCTGTGGTAACGACCCACATGATGAGAAATGGCCTAAATTTGTTGAATTTACATCCTTAATTTGACGAATGCAGTAGTTCCTAGGGCAGCAATTtctgaaagaaagagaaaacatacaaaaacaaTTTATTGGTTGTTTTCCTCTAGtcttgacacacacacacactccatCTCTAAACTGTTATGAACAATAGAACGAAACATTGAGTAGTCGCGTCGTTTCATTCAGCCATTCATGCAGACGCGAATGCGACTATTAATGTATCGTTTACTTCATTGGGAGTTGCAGAAAGAATTATTATAAAGTCCTGAAATTGTGGGATCGCCTCCTATTTCCCCATTCCTAGCTTCAATTCTTAAGGGAGGTAGCCGACAAGTTCGTAACACATCTCCACACCCATTAGGCTAAGTAAAGCTTTTCCGATATTTGGCAACATTTGTCTATTTCGTTTCATGATCAAAGACTATTATATTGATATCATGTACTCACACTTCTTCTTGCGGAGGAGGGTGGTGTAGTCGAAGGGAGAGCCAAGACCGTAGCCGTAGTTCAGACCGTAGCCGAGGAGACCGTGGCCATAACCGTAGCTTCCAACACCGTAGCCGAGGCTGCCAACACCATAGCCGTAGGCTGGGGCGGCGTGGTAGGCACCGACGACTGGGGCAGCGTGGGCGACAGTGGTGGTGGCGACAGCTGGGGCAGCATGGACGGCAGTGGCGTAGGTGGCAACTGGGGCGTGAGCCACAGTGGCGACAGCTGGAGCAGCAGCATAGGTGGCAACTGGGGCGTGAGCCACAGTGGTGACAGCTGGAGCAGCAGCGTAAGTGGTGACTGGAGCGGCGTGGGCAACAGTGGTgacggctggagcagcggcgtaGGTGGCAACTGGAGTGGCGTGGGCAACAGTGGCGACGCGGGTCACGGCTGGAGCAGCAGCGTAGGTAGCGACTGGGGCAGCGTGGTAGGTGGCAACTGGAGCAGCCTGGTAGGTGGCAACGCGGGTcacggctggagcagcggcgtaagtggcgacagctggagcagcggcgtAGGTGGCAACTGGAGCAGCCTGGTAGGTGGCAACGCGGGTcacggctggagcagcggcgtaagtggcgacagctggagcagcggcgtAGGTAGCAACTGGAGCAGCATGGGCAACAGTGGCGACGCGGGTcacggctggagcagcggcgtaGGTGGCGACAGCTGGAGCAGCGGCATAGGTGGCAACTGGAGCGGCGTGGGCAACAGTGGCGACTGGGGCAGCGTGAGCGACGGTAGTCACAGCTGGGGCAGCGTGGTAGGTGGAGACAGTACGGGAAACAGCTGGAGCAGCGACGGCGTAGCTGGCAGCTGGGGCGTAGGTGTAGCCGAGACCGAGACCGGAGTAGCCAACGCCGTGGGAAAGACCGTAGGAGCTCAGGCCATAGCCAAGGCCATAGCCGGAGCCGAGGCCATAGCCGAGGCCGTAGCCGGAGCCGAGGCCATAGCCGAGGCCGTAGCCGAGGCCGTAGCCACCGACGTGGCCAGCGATGGCGCTGGTGGCGAGAGCCAGGACAATGCAGGCACGGATCTACAATTAAAATGGAAGGCCACCTTGAAGCAAATTGATGGGAACACGGAGAACTTTCTCGTTCACCATTCCTTTGTGAACATATCGTGAAGCGGGGTATCAAAAGAGCTGTGTGATAAGATTTTGGGGCATGCATACTACGGATCTTGAGGGGATGAAAAGTATCCCGGAAGCAAGGAATAGTGTTTTTCTTTTAATGAAGATGTAGCTTTTAGTTTAGAACACTGAATGAGTCATTGAATTTAATTTTGGCAACTTGTAGTCTTCGAGTTTTATTTATCACATAGTTACTTGAACTAGATAAGCACGAAGTTCCTGTAGTTATGAGCAATTAACATCAATTTTATATGCGTTATAAAATTGGTAGAACCTGCACTGACTCCTTGTTCGCAGTAACATGCTTCTGACTGCTTGTTCTATTTCCGTCCGTAGCATAATAACGACTctctctgtttttatttttaaaaCATTATAATCACACCAGTAAATAAGGTTTCATAGAGGCCCTCTGCTATCTCTGCAAGCATAGCAGCCTTGTCTAATAAAAAAGCATGTATTTGCAATCCTTGTGCACAAAACCAGCTCGTAGTTATCTGTTTTAGGAAAGGTCTCCCCTGTTGATTTTAATGTTGCCGTGGAAATGGAGCAggcgaaaaaaaaactgcgtggTAAACCCTCATATTCTTAAGCCCCTTTGAGATACTGGAGAAAAGTTCTCACCATGGTTCCTTTCAGTGGCTGACGGTCCAACTGCTGCCATCTCTGCCTCTGCAGCCCCGTTTTATACCAGTCTCGATGGCGGCGTTCAGCTATTTGCCTgtgaagtaaaaagaaaaagacgacaAATAAGGCGATGTGTCTTTCCCGCATATTATACGAAACTCTCTAACATGCGCCAGTTGTTCCTTGTAACACACCGTGCCTCTGTTGCCCCTAGAAAAGGGAGAGGATCGGAATCGTAGCTTACGGTTCGCTATACAGGATCGAAGCGACACCCTGACCTTGACACGTGCACCTTATCGATGGCGTTTATCTTCACCCTCCTGACGCCATCAACACTGTTTAGAGAATAACTGAAACGATTtttaaaaaagtaaaaaaagaaggaaatatgCGTGGCGGCGAGGGTTTCATTTTGCCTAAGAGGCGTAGCAAACTGGTTTCAGTTAGCGCACACTGATGTCAGGTGAGGTAGCACAAGCGCTACCAGGTTTGTTACCTGACGTTCAAGTTTTCAGTCCTTTCCTGTTCATTACGAATTTCTGTGGCAAGATGCCCGCGGTGAAGTATCGCGTTGAGAGGAAATCGATGAGAGAAAACTGTCACGTATGGCACAGTTGCCCGAAGCCTCGACGCAAGCTCAATCGAGAGCGTCCTCGGCCTAAGAAGTGTTGGGGAGGCACGTGTTATCAGCTGGTTTCTTATTGGGATGCACGCCTGTTAATGCTGGCGTATAGGACTCGTATCACTTTGATTCTTTTCTTTGTGCTTTTTCTTCGCTCCTTCACCGGCTCTTGCTGAGTGGCAAAGCTTTCTAGTATTCATCACCATTCGCGTAAGGGATCCCTGAACGCGACATTCAAATTTGAACGGCCACTTTTCAAGTGAGAACCGTAACGCTATCACACTGTCGATTGAGATTGGTGGGCTGGTAGAGACGTCTCCGAAAAGGTCGCCGAATGTCCTTGCCTGCATGAAGAGAAAGATCCCGAGCCAGTGCATCGCCAGTTTGTGGCGCGGCAATTACGTGCGCCGACTACTGCTAGTTAATGTACAAAAGTTGTCAATCGGGAGGCGGGCGATTGCGTAAGCTGCCAAGTTATTACTTGTtgaacgtttttcttttctttgcaggGAACGTCGTGAACATTAGGGCTAAGCCGCCCCCTGCATTTTACTTTTGCAATGTGAAAGCATTGCTGTTCTAAATCAAACGCAGCTATAATAAAGAGTGTTCTTTTGATTCACGGCCTGCGTTTCTTCATGGCATCAAGGAGTGCTGCCTGTTAATGATACAGCTAATTGGAGGACGAAGCAATTTTTTGTTAACTTGAGTTGTGAGCAGAGAAATTGGCCGATCATGCTTGCTTGTTGATATCATAAAGCACCACAGCTTTATGGCATCAAGCAAGGTTGCCTGTTTATTGTACAGCTAAGGAGGAAAAAGCAGATCTTTTGGTAAACTTGAGTTGTAAGCAAAGAAATAGGCCGCACATGCTTGTTTATTCGAATGTGCATTAGGTTTTCGTTCAAGCACGAAGTAACGGAAAAAGAAAATGTATTGGAGCAGGCATACCTGGACTTGAACAAACAGTCACAGGGCTGCAGCCTTGCGCTCTAACTACCTCGTTGCCACCCTTTTGATTAGTTTCCTGACATTCACAGCAATGTTCAATTGATACTTCCAAGAATTATAAATGCCTAGTGTTCGCTTTAATGATGTATGTCCTTTATTTGGGAAATCATTTGACTGCAATATATCGTTCATAAAGTTCGGCGTTTCATTCCGACACACGTGTTATCCACAATTTGGAAAAATTCGTTCGTGAAAATTAACTAAATGGTTtccttctatctctctttctACGAACGAATACGTCAACATATTGAATTTGAATCAAATATGGAGGATATATGCTCTGGTTTGAACATTTAAATCATAGTCCCGATGTATAATTTGTTAAAGCCCATACAAATATTAAGTGACATTTCTTAAACCAATAAATTAAGTTTGTTGATTTCAGGGTGCACACGCACTAACTGCAAAAGAGGATGAAAATCCCCCCAGGTACGAACGAAAATATTCATTCGAATGTGGTCAGCATGTAATTGAAGAAGGAACGTTTTCGTAGAAGGATAAAGCACCATTTTATGCAAACTCGTATGTACCCTTTGTCGAGGCCGGAGACACATGGTAAGTACACGCTTGAAGAACTCACTATAAAAATATGAAGAATCAAGTGATAGTCATAGGCCCGAGTAATAGACTCAAGAACAGGGTCTGACAAAAACAATTGTGTGATATCACTCAGCTGGTAAAATATGTAGCAGGATGACCAGCGAGGACTGTCGTAGATATAGAATGATTGCTCTCGTCATAAAAGCAGCAACAATAAAGTATTAGCCCAGTATAGAACCGCATGAATTGTAGCATAGCCTTACTATCAACTTGAAAAGTATTATCGCCTCATAGCTTAATAATTATAGTATTGAAGCTCTGGATGTAGCGGCTAGTACAGCAAAACCCGCGTCATACGTAGGACACGATTCTGATAACGCATTGCGTGCCTCAGCATCATCAAAAATTAAAAGCTGGTGCTAGCCATAAGGCTTTGCTTTGCGCAATGGCTGATGTTTACTCCCATCACTAGCCCATAATGCGGAGTTTCGCAAAGCCGCTGTTGCATAAATAGCCATTATTACTCACTCAATTGGCATACTTTGCACAAGAAAACAGATAATGCAGAGTGGTATATCGTCGTTGCACATCGAAAAGCATCCACAATCTACAGTGTACGGTGTCGCAAAATTTGAAGTTCCCGGAAAACGTATTCGCTCCATCTCTCCGAGGGCTTGGTAAACTAGCATGGCTTGTGTCTCCCGCTTGCAAGTAGATGCAACTACTTACATGACGCGTCTGATGTCTCATAGAACGAAACATACTTAGGCAGGTATACCTGGGATTTGTGGCTCGTGCTAAGCAAGCTTTTTCGTTTTACTCTGCATTGCATTAGGGGAGCGTGGGCCATTTCAAAGCACTAGGGGCCAGGGAGGAAAAATGGAAGAAACTGGCCTGCTCTCGCTATGATGAGAAGCAATTACAGCGATATGGCTAGGCTTCAATAAATTTTACAATTGCGTAAGCAAAAACTCCGGTCCCGAATATGATGTAAGATCGCTTCATTCTAAGCAAAAatcttatacgtctcatcacttggatatgcattttgagtaaatTAGTCATCAATATGCCCCATTTTCAAAAACAGTAGACTCtctggtagataataaaggtttctcaaagatttaccgCTGTGCAGCCGCGTCCGCCATGTCTACGTGCACagcgccctctctttgtcgtcgttccaagctcttGCATGACTAGTTTACTTCTCttcccggggcggcggcaccgtcgtgcGTGGGCGGCAAGGCGAGCTGCCATTCTCCCTTTTCAATTTcccttctctcgtcgtaatggggaggtcgcgcaTTGCGCATTCCCGAGGAgcagcgcgcctacgaagagcgacagCGACAACAGATGCGAAAATGCAATCGGCGACGGCGGGCGACAAACACCAATGACGATCGTTCCCGAGAGGCCAGTCGCAAGCGGCTTGCTATGCAAGACGACGCAAGTCGTGCGCTCTGCGTCATGTGCTGAACAGCTTCGGTGGTCGtacaccttcacagagtggaatggctcatttttttttctatgttacGCTACCCACACATAAAACAGTGTTAAATCAGCGGGAAGGAAGAATCGATCGTCTCGGTAAGGCAATTGGTGTTGGCGTGGGAAAACTGGAAACGTGTGCGTGCATATTGCCTAATACTTAAAGGGTCACGCTGCAGCTCTTTGCAGACTGAGGTTCAATTTTGCCTTCGTAAATATGAATCTTGGTGAGGCCAGGAACAATGCGAGGAAGGAACGTACCGATTTACCGCGAAGTTCGTGATATAAGATAAGCCAAAGAATGTTTCGCCTAAAAAGTAGGAATTTCGATCTCAGCCGCTGCCTAATGCACGTGAGAACGGCTTCTGCTGTTCTTATTTGAGCCGCGGCCGctctcgacgacagcagcagcgTTTCTGCGGCGTTCTAGCGAGGCCGCGTTTGAGCGTCGGCGTTGCCTAGGAGTTCCCAGCGACCGTAtagcgtaaaactattccaatcctTGTTTTAatatcctgacgtcaaatttccgTAACCACCAACGCGTGCATGCGGCGGTGACCTACATCGTTGTTCCAACAGCCCAACTAAATGCTTCACTGATTGGTTTAAGGTCCATTTTGTTCGCTTTGATAGCAAATACCATTTACTGCCTTGACAGGTTCCTTGCATCTTATTGGCTGCCAAGTATCGAGGAGCAAACACAAGTGGAGAGGGTCTCGATAGGTctgagctagcgcagtgaaagtaggtaaccggatgaggagggcgGCGTCGGCGTGTGGAATTAGGCTGCTTCCCCTTGCTTAGTTTCTGGCGGCTGGTCAAAAATGGTAGTAAAAATGCTGCTAAAACGGACCCTCAGCGAAGAAAAGTTGGTACAGTGGTGTCGTATAGGCGCTAAAAGGGCTCAACAACGTTGCACTGTCATGCAAACGTTTTTATGATACGCAGAGAAATGCAATCTTCCCGGTAGCTCCAAGAAGCCTATGACCTCCGTCTATTAAAAAAGAATTTGTTTTGTCTTGCATATTATTGGGCAGCTTTATTGCGTACACGTCGCTTTCGCGTGGTGAGTTGCCGTGGTTCAGTGAGGTCGCCTGACAGACCGGGGCAGTGGGTGCATCCCGAAAAATTTTGACCTATAGCGGAGGGCTGATTGTGAAAAAGGCGCCGAATCGTAAGTAATGATTTTTCGTTTGTTCAGCCTAATCATGCATGATGAATGTGCTCACGTCATATTAGATGCGAGGTGACGTCGCGTGAAAAACAGGCGAAATGGGGTGGCCCGAATTGTTTTCGACCCATATTTTACGGCTAGGAGAATGAATGGTATAGAAGCAGATAGGAATAGTTTTACAGTTTAGCAGGAGTTTTTCCTGCCAGCATTCTTATATTTCCTCACTAACACTTGGCAGCCTCTAAGCAAATTGAGGCGTCCAGGTTATGGATAGATGCCCTTTGCTATGGGTAAAGGCAATAAAAGCAACAGGTGCCCGTGGATTTTGTTTTTATGGAAATACTCGAGGCGGAAGTGTCTCGATCATTTATTTGTATAGGTTCATTGATTTTTGTGTCGAAAATTAGCTATATTGCGCTCGTATTGTGTCTTATTCTGTAGGTTTTTACTCACGCGCTGGGAGTCGTCATGGCGTAAGTACCTGAAGTGCCAGGTCGGATAGCGAAACCTCATTGCTGTAGAAGTTTCTCTGTAAGTCTAAGTCGGTGAACCCTAAGCTTCTAATTTGCCAAATGCTTCAGAACTGCCTGTTTTCCATGGGCACCGTATAAAAATGTATTTCGCATACCACGAACATACCACTTCCTCTAACCCAATTTTTACGGCGACCACTGGCACCACGATGTCCTCCAGCGTGGCTGGTGGAATCCCTAACCGGATCTAAGAGTGCACCGTAGTCACAGCACGCAGTCGGGAAATAACCGCTAACAGGAAAAAGATAGAAGTAAGCAACAAGGCTACTTCTATTTCAGCTCCGGAAGCGCTTCGACACAAGTAACGTGTTATCCAAAGCCCACGCGCTCCGACACAATACATGACACACTCCTCCACTATTAGAGTAGGTCACCCAGATTATAGAAAGTTCTTTTGTTATGTTCTAAATTTCCCTTATTTTCGCACTTAATCAGGTGTAATTATTGTCATTCAAGGCAAACACAGTTTTACGGCAGAATTAACTTATAAAGCCTTAGGCCGAATTACCTGAATAATTATTCGTGGTATCGCTACGGAGCCTACCATGTTGGGAGCTTATTGGGAtgtctccagtgcagggtagcaaacaagGCGTGCGTCTGCGTTTCCTctcttttgtttctctctctattttctaAGCTTCTAGCATCCTACTCACAACTACTATATTTTGAAAGCCCGCGCGAACTTTTGCTGGCTGTGCTGATGTATGGGTGCCATATCTTTGCAATTTTACAGCCGCGGAATTTTTTACGAAGGTTGCTAATCAGAATTCGTTTGTTTGGACAAGCCTAATTGAATTCTAGCGGTGTAATTTACTGCGATATTCATAAGTACCAAAATTTTCCAATACATTGTCCACTTAGAACTCGTACTTTGTAAGACAGTGGAATTTAGGAGAGATGGGCTCTGTCCGCGCCTCAATTTCCTCCGTGATAAACAGCTAAATGTGTCAAGGAACAAACTGTGCGCGTGAGACAGCCGGGTGACGGAGAGTGGCTGGCGCGAAGTGTCTCCAAAAAACATTAAAATCCATCCTTGCAATTATTTCCTGCGTTACAAGGTGCGTATATATATTACCAATTGTCCTCTATCCTCTATCATCCAGCTGTTTTGCCGTATGCTTGACGCTATGCCTCACATAACAAGTGGTGCTCTGACGAAGCAATTGCTGGCAGCTTTTGCCGCAATTTGCACAATCAcacacaaaaataacagcaagaAAAAATCCGAGGAGAGTGAAGCACTTTTTATGAATGGTGAATGCGAAGACATTAAGATCCAACAgaatgccgctgagcggtccttggaGTTATAAACTGCTCGcgagcaagcgagcgcgttgagacgcttctcgcgttttcatttggccttaccgaggtgcaattagaacgcaggcgagagcttgcgtggacaaggaacgcgcagaTAGCACAGGCTTCCGAGGTTGATAGCCAGCGTGACGCGGCGTCGCgtcgatgccctctcccctcgcggaacacctggcgcgctatagGTGTTCCCCTTTCGAcggctctgctccgtcgaggcgcgcttcGGACGTAGCGTCGCAGCCAATCAGAAATTAGGTGCCTTTTCGCTCCTACAGATGACAGACTCCGGCTTTGTCGCTTAAGGGGCCCTTTGACGCTTTCGCGTCGAAAATCACAATAAACGATGTTCACATAGGTGTCTAAGTTCATGCTTAGATACTTCGTGTAGACAAGCTAACTGGCAAACTTCTCAATAGATTCGCGACTAAGAATTCAAATGCTCAttttgagaaaaagaaaattcactTCCGTTAAAGGGATGCAAAAGGCAAATACTCAGTCAAGTtaaagtgatggattagtgctcgagtatctctaaggtgtcaatattatcgcgaacagagccttagtaatcgagaaattgaggtaaatgcaggacacaattagagactcccccggtaCATTCAGGTACTTggccgatgacgaaggcactcctcatttaaattctgtcggTAACACTCAACCGCCAGTTATAAAAACATGCTTGTATTGTACTATAAtaggaaagaaaatgctacttcacCAGTTACACTTAATATTTAggaaaaagaactcattgacattgcaccgttgacaacgacgcgggcggtctaAATGTTTTGTTTTCGCTGACTCTGCGCTGCTCGCGCTTTCTCGATTCAGTAATTCCGTTATCGCGTATTGCTGCGCTGGCTTTGCTGGCTCGCCAACCTCGCACAAACGGCAACGTTAAAagacaggcaaacatgaacgtagctgatgaccgcggacacgggctgtcaaaacgctgttgTGAGTAAGCCCAGAAGCATCAacaagcgaattgaccttggaCCTGCTGCTGGCATCAACgagaactaagccgcgaaaacacagcgcagggagtcTGTGCTACCGCCGCAGATGGCTTGTGGACTTTACATGGAACCTCACGATGACGCTCATGGCATAAATGCACCTTGAGTGTCCATAGGATTGCTATCGTATAACGGTATAAATTCtggcattgatttattttattCAATTAAACTATCTACACCATTCCCAGCCATATTTTTGTGTTTTATTGGGGTAATTGCAGCATATCAAGAGAAAAAAGAGAGACATTGTGCGACAATCTCACACTCATTATGTTTTCAATTACATTAAAGTAGATAACTGTTTTCATTACGCATATTGGAGCCGGAAGAAAATGTACAGAAGCACACTGGTGCGtcatattttaacgcgacagcgttaagggatGCGCGTCGCAGACTACCCGGCGTCGGCGGCACCGTTATAGAAATTGCTCGTTAGagaaaaatcattccgaacctaGTCTTGCCAGATTGCACCGGGTGACATAGCTAAACAGACGAATATTGCAGCCCCGAAGTAGCCAACCATGCAGTCGGGCATCGGTAGCTTGATGCCAAAATGAAGCCATCATTTCGGCTAGTGTAAACCGGCAAAAAATTTGCATTGGAAACAAACtataatcgttttttttttgtattttcaagTAAAAGTGTTAACTAAAATTGTATATTCCGCCCACTTCCCCATTGCGCGCTCGTTAAATCAGGCTTGGAGCGAGCAGGTGCCCGGCGTCGGCAAAAACCGCACGCAGCATTTCTAGCCAacgtgatgattatgatgatgatcgtATGGTGCTCCTCCCTTTGTAACGGGCGCCAGTAGAAATTAGGCCCTAGCGCAAAACCCGGTGCATCGCACCACGCCAATGACGCCTATGTGGAAACGAACAGAAAAAAAGTTGCACCAACAGCTGTTCGAACCTACCGCAAATCTTGAAACCCGCTTTTTTACGATTCCTCATCCGAATATCACACCACATGCGCGTTACCCAACGTACAGGTAGCCCTGCAAATACCAAACCCCACACCCAACGAGTGGAAggcgtgctgactagctcggacgctcatgaccagcaacaactggtgcggcagGCCCTGGAGACAGCAATAGCAGCAGGAaccctggactgagggcgccTCCCAGCACAAGCAGAAAGACACCTGCTtgttcatttacttttttttaataaatgtttttcttccTCTTCCTTACGGTTACATATgttgcagttgctgggaagcgtgagaagcagtcagggatctttaaatgctataacgttccactctcaaaggcgaagcttaagcgacctcgAAGTTTTTCTTCTCGCCGCTGATAACGCTCATTGGTTTGTCTAACTCAGTAATCTCGGTGACTCCTGATGTCCATAGATTTTCCTTCCAATAATACCACATAAGAGGCCTGTGACAGAGTGTTCTGCACTGACAGTATGAATAATCGACAAGCGTAGAAATAACCGGCGGCACATGGTTTTGCCTAAGCTTCATCCTCTGGCTGCGAACAGCCTTGGGAATTCTAGGCTGAACCTTCTTGACACCgatgttttttacagcgtaagcggttatgggctcattccaataaccgtttctggtcgcgatgatgccgccgcctccgccccgtagccgctatcgcgggaaatgcgaaaaaaattacCCGCTCTCCActgggatcgagcccaggcccgttgcgtgggagtcggataatttacgactgagccacgcaagggcttgctatcaggcagaagaaatattccctttatacgcgccctgcgcctggcgcgcaggcgcagacgacccgagcatcggacagtatggtggcgctatctagttaacgtgcctgcaatcgccgcgtgcgacgagatgcgattcagacgcgatgcgattcagacgaggcgcgcaatcaacgctatcccgatgttagatgtgcgccgcATATTGTGGGTctctcttcggtacacgttatggtgtctcctcgcaaggtacgaaccactgctcaagaagcgaatcgcagagctacgtgtgcggctacaaccaggcatcaccggactcagcagactgctgtgccgaGAGCATTACAACTGCAGCTCGAGCGTCGCAGGGCGTACAGttcagatcgctctcgtcaaaatcgaggcgaagacactttgccgcgaagaccttgttgtgcgtggtgccgaaattggagctactcttgcgccgctcaaccaacttacgctgtcactgtgctgcgtgtgccgcgcaggcctgtaacttttttAACAAACTTGTTCAATTGCAATAACTGGTTTCATTAATAACGTAATTTTCTGGCTTTAGGAATGTTGAAATTGAAACAGTTGTTTGAACGATGAAAATATTCACGGTGAGTATTAGCAATGGTCATACATATTTAGCAGCACGCGCACACCAACTCGACGTGAAATATGCATCCGCTGGATAATAAATGATAAAAATTGTTCAGGAATCATCTATGGGGGTTGTAAATGCTAGCGAATGGCCGAACGGTTCTCGACTGTTTGTCACTTTATTAAATAATGCTGCATTTGAAGGCCTATATCTTTTCCAGGagatatgttggtagaattcgcggaaaggaataggctccgaataatgaataccttcttcaggaagcgcagcaacaggaagtggacctggaaaatccctaatggataaacaatgaatgaaataaattttatactctctgctgattccagcatagtgcagggtgtagaagtgttaggtagggtaaagtaagtgaccataggttagtgaggtctaggatttctctcaatttgaagagagaaagagtgaaattagtcaagaggaaacaggccaacctagatgcaggaagggtgaaagcagacaaattcaggctggtgctcgcaaacaaatatgcagctttagaacaggaagatgaagataacatagaggtaatgaatgaaaccgtaactagactgatctctgaagcagcaattgaagtgggaggtaaggcaccaaggcaaccagtaggtaaggtctcccaagtaacaaacgacttaataaagaaacaacaaaacacgAAAGagtcaaactcgagagaccagatagaattcgctgaactgttaaaattgatcaacaagaagaaagtaagggatattcgaaatgatAACGTGGAAACAATTGAGGTAGCCGTAAactatggacgcagcatgaactcaatgagaagaaaatttggcataggacaaggcaaaatgtatgcactgaaagataagcagggtaatatcatcaacaaTTTCGGTGACAGT contains the following coding sequences:
- the LOC119445868 gene encoding fibroin heavy chain-like, with the translated sequence MRERHIALFVVFFFLLHRQIAERRHRDWYKTGLQRQRWQQLDRQPLKGTMIRACIVLALATSAIAGHVGGYGLGYGLGYGLGSGYGLGYGLGSGYGLGYGLSSYGLSHGVGYSGLGLGYTYAPAASYAVAAPAVSRTVSTYHAAPAVTTVAHAAPVATVAHAAPVATYAAAPAVATYAAAPAVTRVATVAHAAPVATYAAAPAVATYAAAPAVTRVATYQAAPVATYAAAPAVATYAAAPAVTRVATYQAAPVATYHAAPVATYAAAPAVTRVATVAHATPVATYAAAPAVTTVAHAAPVTTYAAAPAVTTVAHAPVATYAAAPAVATVAHAPVATYATAVHAAPAVATTTVAHAAPVVGAYHAAPAYGYGVGSLGYGVGSYGYGHGLLGYGLNYGYGLGSPFDYTTLLRKKKLEHIERSKAASKRFNEERHPVIQPGRGICVSRRLIRACIVLALATSAIAGHVGGYGLGYGLGYGLGSGYGLGSGYGLGSGYGLGYGLSSYGLSHGVGYSGLGLGYTYAPSASYAVAAPAVSRTVSTYHAAPAVTTVAHAAPVATVAHAAPVATYAAAPAVATYAAAPAVTRVATVAHAAPVATYAAAPAVATYAAAPAVTRVATVTHAAPVATYAAAPAVATYAAAPAVTRVATYQAAPVATYHAAPVATYAAAPAVTRVATVAHAAPVATYAAAPAVTTVAHAAPVATYAAAPAVTTVAHAPVATYAAAPAVATVAHAPVATYATAVHAAPAVATTTVAHAAPVVGAYHAAPAYGYGVGSLGYGVGSYGYGHGLLGYGLNYGYGLGSPFDYTTLLRKKK